In Haladaptatus sp. QDMS2, a single window of DNA contains:
- a CDS encoding MaoC family dehydratase: MEYGDYSVTAAEITEFAEKYDPQPFHVDEQAAEASMFGGLIASGWHTTAIWMRMTVDSLFSEWVALGSPGVDNIRWRRPTRPGQTLSAHTTVVDKSVETDSRGLVDVDTEVRTGEGEVLMTMTAHVMVKRKQT; the protein is encoded by the coding sequence ATGGAGTACGGCGATTATTCGGTCACAGCAGCGGAAATCACGGAGTTCGCGGAGAAGTACGACCCCCAGCCGTTTCACGTCGACGAGCAGGCGGCAGAAGCGTCGATGTTCGGCGGACTCATCGCGAGTGGCTGGCACACCACCGCCATCTGGATGCGGATGACGGTCGATTCGCTCTTCTCAGAGTGGGTGGCGCTCGGGTCACCCGGCGTGGACAACATTCGATGGCGGCGGCCGACACGCCCAGGACAGACCCTCTCTGCGCACACCACCGTGGTCGACAAATCCGTGGAAACTGATTCCCGAGGGCTGGTCGACGTTGACACCGAGGTCCGCACCGGCGAGGGCGAAGTCCTGATGACGATGACCGCTCACGTGATGGTGAAGCGAAAGCAGACGTAA
- the hemG gene encoding menaquinone-dependent protoporphyrinogen IX dehydrogenase, whose translation MASIQVIYGTKEGQTEKIATYIGNRLRAAGHEVTLSNVASLPRNTSFTGVDGVLVGSSVHYGRHSRAMRRFVASNRETLLGLPTGFFQVCLASSRTDPESRAEAQSYLDEFVAGTGWQPDRITSFAGALAYTRYGFLKRLMMKRIARETTGDVDTARDYEYTDWNAVDEFATDFATLVESNLADAPST comes from the coding sequence ATGGCATCGATTCAGGTGATTTACGGAACGAAAGAGGGGCAAACCGAGAAGATTGCAACCTACATCGGGAACCGACTCCGTGCGGCGGGCCACGAGGTGACGCTGTCAAACGTCGCGTCGCTGCCACGGAACACCTCGTTTACGGGGGTCGACGGCGTGCTCGTGGGAAGTTCGGTCCACTACGGGCGACACTCGCGGGCGATGCGGCGGTTCGTGGCGTCAAACAGAGAGACGCTCTTAGGCCTGCCGACGGGCTTTTTCCAGGTGTGTCTCGCCTCGTCGAGAACCGACCCAGAGTCGCGGGCCGAAGCGCAGAGCTATCTCGACGAGTTCGTCGCCGGGACGGGATGGCAACCCGACCGCATCACGAGTTTCGCCGGGGCGCTCGCCTACACCAGATACGGGTTCCTGAAGCGCCTCATGATGAAGCGAATCGCCCGTGAGACGACTGGGGACGTGGACACCGCCCGCGACTACGAGTACACCGACTGGAACGCGGTCGACGAGTTCGCGACGGACTTCGCGACGCTCGTCGAGAGCAACCTGGCGGATGCACCGTCCACGTAA
- the gfo6 gene encoding D-xylose 1-dehydrogenase Gfo6: MDVATALDDFTARDWETGADGTVRFALLGLGWWTVDKAIPAIEATDTCETTVVVSSTREKAADVAAENDVSHAMSYDEFHDGDHADAYDAVYVATPNALHLPYVETAARLGKAVLCEKPMEATAERAEELVAACEREGVTLMIAYRMHTEPAVRRARELLREGFIGDPVFVRSHNSQRLLEMIPNSNQWRLDPELTGYGTSLMDLGIYSLNTARFLLGADPVEVSAMADSTHEAFDDVPDERAAFNLRFDDGTLGACTTSQHAYNDSFLEITGTEGRIRLEPAFHMECGLSVARNGREVSFDAPQVDEMEEEFAYFADCLLSGRDPEADGAHGLVDMYALSALYDSIESGAFVRVATR; this comes from the coding sequence ATGGACGTTGCCACCGCTCTGGACGACTTCACCGCCCGCGACTGGGAGACTGGGGCCGACGGAACCGTTCGCTTCGCCCTCCTCGGTCTCGGCTGGTGGACCGTGGACAAGGCGATTCCGGCCATCGAAGCCACCGACACCTGCGAGACCACCGTGGTCGTGAGCAGCACCCGCGAGAAGGCGGCGGACGTAGCGGCCGAAAACGACGTCTCTCATGCGATGAGCTACGACGAGTTCCACGACGGCGACCACGCCGATGCCTACGACGCGGTCTACGTCGCCACTCCGAACGCCCTACACCTGCCCTACGTCGAAACCGCTGCCCGGCTGGGAAAAGCCGTCCTCTGTGAGAAACCGATGGAAGCGACCGCCGAACGGGCCGAAGAACTCGTCGCCGCCTGCGAGCGCGAAGGCGTGACGCTCATGATTGCCTACCGGATGCACACCGAACCCGCGGTTCGGCGGGCGCGAGAACTCCTCCGCGAGGGATTCATTGGCGATCCCGTATTCGTCCGCAGCCACAATTCCCAGCGCCTCCTGGAGATGATTCCGAACTCCAACCAGTGGCGACTCGATCCCGAGTTGACTGGCTACGGCACGTCGCTCATGGACCTCGGCATCTACTCGTTGAACACCGCCCGGTTCCTACTCGGTGCCGACCCCGTCGAAGTGAGCGCGATGGCCGACTCAACCCACGAGGCGTTCGACGACGTGCCCGACGAGCGGGCGGCCTTCAATCTCCGATTCGACGATGGCACGCTCGGTGCGTGTACCACCAGCCAGCACGCCTACAACGACTCGTTTCTCGAAATTACTGGCACCGAGGGCCGGATTCGCCTCGAACCCGCCTTCCACATGGAGTGTGGCCTCTCGGTCGCCCGAAACGGTCGGGAGGTGTCCTTCGACGCACCGCAGGTAGACGAAATGGAAGAGGAATTCGCCTACTTCGCAGACTGCCTGCTATCGGGGCGCGACCCGGAGGCGGACGGCGCGCACGGACTCGTCGATATGTACGCGCTTTCGGCGCTCTACGACTCGATAGAAAGCGGCGCGTTCGTTCGAGTGGCGACTCGCTGA
- a CDS encoding helix-turn-helix domain-containing protein — protein MSGEGRGAKGQRHVGNRREGEHLDPTEAFKIIGNETRLAILQELLAAKNRPLTFTELRKRVGMRDGSQFNYHLGKLVPNFAERTAEGFHINQAGAQVVRAITAGSFTDNPTIPPFPVDGTCVACGGGLSARYEEELALVNCVDCNLLHYLSVFSPGGLVGRTPAEVLAASDRRIRASYFLSMSGVCPGCTGTNRRTVLGPTDPLPADILHVKIPETMDAIHGPGVVYECEHCDVWYYLTMGETLLFEPAVVEFFRDHGRDLFAEPLWTLPWCVPASSREYATIVTTDPLRVTVRILLDDETLAVTIDEKLQVEDTTRTADTPSTVAGDAG, from the coding sequence ATGTCAGGAGAGGGGAGGGGTGCGAAAGGACAGAGACACGTAGGGAATCGCAGAGAGGGCGAGCACCTCGACCCGACTGAGGCGTTCAAAATCATCGGTAACGAGACGCGCCTCGCCATCCTCCAGGAGTTGCTCGCGGCGAAAAACCGCCCGCTCACCTTCACCGAACTCAGAAAGCGCGTGGGAATGCGCGACGGGTCACAGTTCAACTATCACCTCGGCAAACTCGTCCCGAACTTCGCCGAGCGCACCGCAGAGGGCTTTCACATCAATCAGGCCGGCGCACAGGTCGTCCGCGCCATCACCGCAGGGTCGTTCACCGACAACCCGACGATTCCGCCCTTCCCCGTCGACGGAACGTGCGTCGCCTGCGGCGGCGGACTCTCGGCGCGCTACGAGGAGGAACTCGCCCTCGTGAACTGTGTGGATTGCAACTTGCTTCACTACCTGTCCGTGTTCTCGCCAGGTGGCCTCGTCGGGCGAACACCGGCGGAGGTGCTCGCGGCGAGCGACCGACGAATTCGAGCGAGCTATTTTCTCTCGATGAGCGGCGTCTGTCCGGGCTGTACCGGGACGAATCGGCGAACCGTTCTCGGCCCTACCGACCCGCTGCCAGCGGACATCCTGCACGTGAAGATTCCAGAAACAATGGACGCCATCCACGGCCCCGGCGTCGTCTACGAGTGCGAACACTGTGACGTCTGGTACTACCTGACGATGGGCGAGACGCTGCTGTTCGAACCAGCCGTCGTCGAGTTCTTCCGCGACCACGGCCGAGACCTGTTTGCAGAACCACTCTGGACGCTCCCGTGGTGCGTTCCGGCGTCGAGCCGCGAGTACGCGACCATCGTCACCACAGACCCACTTCGCGTCACGGTTCGTATCTTGCTCGACGATGAGACGCTGGCGGTGACCATCGACGAAAAATTGCAGGTCGAAGACACCACCCGAACCGCAGACACGCCGTCTACGGTCGCAGGTGACGCCGGGTAA
- a CDS encoding HalX domain-containing protein produces MSKQATVLIVDDERPITDAFATWLESSYEVRATYSGPEALEHLDADVDVVLLDRRMPDMSGEEVLSVIHDRGLDCRVVLVTAVEPDFDILELGFDDYLEKPVSDPSVLHDTVESLLRRSTYDSQLQAFFALASKKAALETKKSRAELEANQEYGSLQRELATLRADLSTTTSALDDQDLRATFKSRS; encoded by the coding sequence ATGTCTAAGCAAGCGACAGTACTCATCGTAGACGACGAACGGCCGATTACCGACGCATTCGCTACGTGGCTCGAATCCTCCTACGAGGTCCGGGCCACGTACAGCGGACCGGAGGCACTCGAACACCTCGACGCGGACGTAGACGTCGTGCTCCTCGACCGCCGGATGCCCGATATGTCCGGCGAAGAAGTCCTCTCGGTCATCCACGACCGCGGCCTCGACTGCCGCGTGGTGTTGGTGACCGCCGTCGAACCCGACTTCGACATCCTCGAACTGGGCTTCGACGACTATCTCGAAAAGCCGGTCTCGGACCCGTCTGTCCTCCACGACACCGTCGAATCGTTACTCCGGCGCTCGACCTACGATTCCCAACTTCAGGCGTTCTTCGCTCTCGCCTCGAAGAAAGCGGCACTGGAGACGAAAAAGAGCCGCGCCGAACTCGAAGCAAACCAGGAATATGGGTCGCTCCAGCGAGAGTTGGCCACGCTGCGGGCGGACCTCTCGACGACAACGAGCGCGCTCGACGACCAGGACCTCAGAGCAACCTTCAAGTCTCGCAGTTAG
- the dgoD gene encoding galactonate dehydratase encodes MPEIHDYELYEVPPRWLFLRLETSDGLVGWGEPVVEGRAKTVRAAVEELLDTYLLGEDPATIEDHWQTMYRGGFYRGGPVLMSAIAGIDQALWDIKGKRFGAPVYDLLGGPVREKVRVYQWIGGDEPADVGEQAAKKVENGLTAVKMNATPELERIDTPAAISDAVDRIAEVRETVGSEVGIGVDFHGRVSKPMAKRLAAALEPYDPMFVEEPLLAEHNDALESLAVHTTTPIATGERMYSRWDFKELLHDGHVDVIQPDLSHAGGITEVHKIAAMAEAYDVALAPHCPLGPIALASCIQVDACAPNALIQEQSLDIHYNETNDVLDYLADPSAFAFDDGFVSLPEGPGLGVEIDEEYVAERAEQAVDWHSPVWRHADGSVAEW; translated from the coding sequence ATGCCAGAGATTCACGACTACGAACTGTACGAAGTCCCGCCGCGCTGGCTGTTCTTGCGCCTCGAAACGAGCGACGGCCTCGTCGGGTGGGGCGAACCCGTCGTTGAGGGCCGAGCGAAGACGGTGCGGGCGGCCGTGGAAGAACTCCTCGATACGTACCTCCTGGGCGAGGACCCCGCGACCATCGAGGACCATTGGCAAACGATGTATCGCGGGGGGTTCTACCGCGGTGGCCCGGTGTTGATGTCGGCGATTGCGGGCATCGACCAGGCGCTCTGGGACATCAAGGGAAAACGATTCGGCGCGCCCGTCTACGACCTGCTCGGCGGCCCGGTCCGCGAGAAGGTCAGAGTCTACCAGTGGATCGGCGGCGACGAACCTGCGGACGTGGGCGAACAAGCCGCGAAAAAGGTCGAAAACGGCCTCACCGCGGTGAAGATGAACGCGACCCCCGAACTGGAGCGCATCGACACGCCCGCAGCCATCTCCGACGCGGTCGACCGCATCGCGGAGGTCCGGGAGACGGTCGGTTCCGAGGTGGGCATCGGGGTGGACTTCCACGGGCGAGTCTCGAAACCGATGGCCAAACGCCTCGCCGCGGCGCTCGAACCCTACGACCCGATGTTCGTCGAGGAACCACTGCTCGCAGAACACAACGACGCGCTCGAATCACTCGCTGTCCACACCACGACGCCAATCGCGACGGGCGAGCGAATGTACTCTCGGTGGGACTTCAAGGAACTCCTCCACGACGGGCACGTAGACGTCATCCAGCCTGACCTCTCGCACGCCGGGGGGATTACCGAGGTCCACAAAATCGCGGCCATGGCTGAGGCCTACGACGTGGCGCTCGCGCCCCACTGCCCGCTCGGCCCCATCGCGCTCGCCTCGTGCATTCAGGTGGACGCCTGCGCGCCGAACGCGCTCATTCAGGAACAGAGCCTCGACATCCACTACAACGAGACGAACGACGTGCTCGACTACCTCGCCGACCCGAGCGCCTTCGCCTTCGACGACGGGTTCGTCTCGCTGCCCGAAGGTCCGGGTCTCGGCGTCGAAATCGACGAGGAATACGTCGCAGAACGCGCAGAACAGGCGGTCGACTGGCACAGTCCGGTCTGGCGACACGCAGACGGCAGCGTCGCCGAGTGGTAA
- a CDS encoding ATP-binding protein, with amino-acid sequence MIEHDTLEPPRTRATSGRILLVIQNDRNRSLLRELLAPAYDVAVAAGRDDLDGPFDLCLLDDRSFSQLRDLLAARKEADRPLFLPYLLVTSNESTDGFETETGVDEIVTKPVRKAVLHARVEGLLDRRQLSVALARQKAQSDQRFRTLFETNPDPVYVLGDDGSLLLANAAFRDLLEQEADDLLGRPLADFAVFSPKTAATLSEPRDGELATIEYTPQTGPPGYAEVNTARISLAGDRSELVGVLRDVTERRHRKRELQRQNERLDEFASILAHELRNPLGIAQMYLGMARAGDGAAFEQVEDAHSRIEEMINTLLDLARKGETVGDVEPLSLADVVERAWLAVDTSGATLSRDGVDRSVRADADRLLEVFENLFRNAVEHGTDGQAAANANSSLTIRVGTTAAGFFVEDDGTGIPAGQRKTIFDRGYSAADDGVGIGLTIVKRIVEAHGWSVAVTESEAGGARFEVTGVTFQSSSVE; translated from the coding sequence ATGATCGAACACGACACCCTCGAACCGCCTCGCACACGAGCGACCAGCGGTCGAATCCTACTGGTCATCCAGAACGACCGAAACCGCTCGCTGCTCCGCGAGTTGCTCGCCCCCGCCTACGATGTCGCCGTCGCGGCCGGCCGTGACGACCTCGACGGCCCGTTCGACCTCTGTCTACTCGACGACCGCTCGTTTTCGCAACTCCGTGACCTCCTCGCGGCGCGCAAGGAGGCGGACCGTCCCCTGTTTCTCCCGTATCTGCTGGTCACCTCGAACGAATCTACAGACGGCTTCGAGACGGAGACGGGCGTGGACGAAATCGTTACCAAGCCGGTTCGAAAGGCGGTGTTACACGCCCGCGTCGAGGGGTTGCTCGACCGCAGACAGCTTTCGGTCGCGCTGGCTCGACAGAAGGCCCAGAGCGACCAGCGCTTTCGCACACTGTTCGAGACGAATCCGGACCCGGTATACGTCCTCGGTGACGACGGCAGCCTCTTGCTCGCGAACGCCGCGTTTCGTGACTTGCTCGAACAGGAAGCAGACGACCTGCTGGGGCGACCGCTCGCGGATTTCGCGGTATTCTCGCCCAAAACGGCGGCGACGCTCAGCGAACCACGCGACGGGGAGTTGGCGACTATCGAATACACCCCCCAGACAGGGCCGCCTGGGTACGCCGAGGTGAATACGGCGCGAATCTCGCTCGCCGGCGACCGGAGTGAACTCGTCGGTGTCCTGCGAGACGTGACCGAACGGCGTCACAGGAAGCGGGAGTTACAGCGACAAAACGAGCGCCTCGACGAGTTCGCGTCGATTCTCGCCCACGAACTCAGAAACCCGCTCGGTATCGCCCAGATGTATCTCGGAATGGCGCGAGCAGGTGACGGGGCTGCGTTCGAGCAGGTCGAAGACGCCCACTCGCGCATCGAGGAGATGATTAACACGCTGCTCGACCTGGCCAGAAAGGGTGAGACGGTGGGCGACGTCGAACCGCTCTCGCTCGCGGATGTGGTCGAACGCGCCTGGCTCGCGGTGGACACCAGTGGAGCGACGCTCTCTCGCGATGGAGTAGACCGCTCCGTGCGCGCGGACGCAGACCGCCTGCTCGAAGTGTTCGAGAACCTCTTTCGCAACGCCGTCGAACACGGCACAGACGGACAGGCTGCGGCGAATGCGAATTCGTCCCTGACCATCCGCGTCGGCACGACGGCGGCGGGATTCTTCGTCGAAGACGACGGAACGGGTATCCCGGCTGGACAGCGAAAAACCATCTTCGACCGCGGCTACAGCGCTGCAGACGACGGTGTCGGCATCGGATTGACCATCGTCAAACGAATCGTCGAGGCCCACGGCTGGTCGGTCGCTGTCACAGAGAGCGAGGCAGGCGGGGCGCGATTCGAGGTCACGGGCGTTACCTTTCAGTCGTCGAGCGTGGAGTGA
- a CDS encoding transposase, producing the protein MGRTIRTFEATIPNQQQVRDDLDQLGWAASKLWNVGRYYTQEQWDETGEIPDDGELKAELKRHERYTDLHSQSSQRVLEELAEAFNGWFGKRRNGDNRARPPGYRKTGDSHPRSTVSFKAAGFKHDAQFTRVRLSKGRNLKEHRSDFILCEYETRPDLDLTEWDIQQVRAVYKRDEWRLQFVCRTVIDPEPPGDEVAGIDLGICNFAAVSFGGESLLYPGGALKEDEYYFTKKKAECDDSSSREATRLDRKRTGRRTHFLHALSKAIVEECIERGVGKLVVGDLGGIREDDENAEPRNWGDHGNLDLHGWAFDRFTTLLDYKAEAEGIDVEVVSERDTSKSCSACGHTDDNQRVERGLYVCEKCETVANADVNGAENIRQKVLPSLATDGGDRDNGWLAQPAVHLFDRSEGVFAPREQVVNREP; encoded by the coding sequence ATGGGTCGAACCATCCGAACCTTCGAGGCAACGATACCGAACCAGCAACAGGTTCGTGACGACCTCGACCAACTCGGATGGGCCGCCTCAAAACTCTGGAACGTCGGTCGCTACTACACGCAAGAACAGTGGGATGAAACGGGCGAGATTCCCGATGACGGGGAACTCAAAGCCGAACTCAAACGCCACGAACGCTACACGGACTTGCATTCGCAATCCAGTCAGCGCGTTCTCGAAGAACTCGCTGAAGCGTTCAACGGCTGGTTCGGCAAGCGTCGAAACGGCGACAACCGTGCCCGACCGCCCGGCTACCGAAAAACCGGCGACTCCCACCCGCGTTCAACTGTGTCGTTCAAAGCGGCTGGCTTCAAACACGACGCACAGTTCACCCGCGTTCGCCTCTCGAAAGGCCGCAACCTGAAAGAACACCGTTCAGACTTCATTCTGTGCGAGTATGAGACGCGCCCGGACCTTGACCTGACCGAGTGGGACATTCAACAGGTTCGCGCCGTCTACAAGCGCGACGAGTGGCGGCTTCAGTTCGTCTGTCGAACCGTCATCGACCCGGAACCGCCGGGTGACGAAGTGGCCGGTATTGACCTTGGGATTTGCAACTTCGCCGCCGTCTCGTTCGGCGGTGAGTCGTTGTTGTATCCGGGTGGCGCACTCAAAGAGGACGAATACTACTTCACGAAGAAGAAAGCTGAGTGCGACGATTCCTCGTCCCGTGAAGCCACTCGTCTTGACCGGAAGCGAACGGGCCGCCGGACGCACTTCTTGCACGCCCTCTCGAAAGCAATCGTAGAGGAGTGCATCGAACGGGGTGTCGGTAAACTCGTTGTTGGCGACCTCGGCGGTATCCGAGAAGACGATGAAAATGCCGAACCTCGGAATTGGGGTGACCACGGTAATCTCGACTTACACGGGTGGGCGTTCGACCGCTTCACGACGCTACTCGACTACAAGGCGGAAGCCGAGGGCATCGACGTTGAGGTGGTGTCGGAACGCGATACGTCGAAGTCGTGTTCGGCGTGCGGTCACACCGATGACAACCAGCGAGTTGAACGTGGCCTGTACGTGTGCGAGAAGTGCGAGACGGTTGCGAACGCTGACGTGAACGGTGCGGAGAACATTCGGCAAAAGGTACTCCCGAGTCTCGCCACGGATGGCGGTGATAGGGATAACGGCTGGTTGGCACAGCCTGCGGTTCACCTGTTCGACCGTAGTGAGGGCGTTTTCGCCCCACGAGAACAGGTCGTGAACCGCGAACCTTAA
- the ppc gene encoding phosphoenolpyruvate carboxylase: protein MGALHARDVEQDVRELGALLGNVLAAQASEAAFETVESVRKQSISYRRGDAETRTALTETLTDLPAARAGEVVRAFTTYFELVNLAEERERARAVREAEQDGTPADSLAAAVESLVAADVDSETVQRLLDDTLIQPTFTAHPTEARRKTVKAKLRSVAGDLKTLDEQRLTDAERERVERSIRAEVTSLWQTPQVRDRRPEVADEARNVQWYLENVLFDVVGDVYDQLDAALAAHYPDVTVPKLFEFRSWAGSDRDGNPYVTPEVTAETLSRQRSVVLARYRGELKQISGVLSQDAGMMGVGDAVYRRIDTHAAALPYVAEAAKERYPDEPYRQLLKLMRERIVRVDDVRPGGYVDARALRRDLEVLAADLRENGAESVAAAHVDPLVRQVTTFGFTLASLDLRDHQENHTQAVTEALAREGLDYESLDEDERVDLLTEAILQDEPLIDVDATDDLSETAEKVLTLFANTAEWQRQYGEDAIDTYCISMCEEPSHALEVLFLADQAGVADLPGHCGLDVVPLLETEYALSGARRIMGTLFENEAYAAALEARGASSGATESPAQDSTRGVQEIMLGYSDSNKENGYLAAWWSLYRNQKRLARICDDYDIEMRLFHGRGGSISRGGGPMNDALLALPPKTVTGQVKFTEQGESIAEKYANPEIARRNVEQMLNAQLRARHRALEYDAETVPDGWHETMETAADVARDAYRSLLATDGFVQYLEQATPITVIEELNLGSRPASRSGERTVEDLRAIPWVFSWTQTRCILPGWYSLAAGLNAALETTDIETFQEMYDSWPFFRTMLDNAALALARTDMDIAREYAALADDDLQERVFGPIVGEYEATVELVLRITGRDSLVDREWLVENLDRRNPYVDPLNLIQSDLLGREDLSAAERRTLRLTVKGIAAGMKNTG, encoded by the coding sequence ATGGGTGCGCTACACGCCAGAGACGTCGAACAGGACGTTCGCGAACTCGGTGCCCTGCTCGGCAACGTGCTCGCAGCACAGGCTTCCGAAGCAGCCTTCGAAACCGTCGAATCGGTCCGCAAACAGTCGATTTCCTACCGCCGCGGCGACGCGGAGACGCGAACGGCTCTCACGGAGACGCTCACAGACCTCCCGGCCGCCCGTGCGGGAGAGGTAGTGCGGGCGTTCACCACCTACTTCGAACTTGTGAACCTCGCAGAGGAGCGCGAACGCGCCCGCGCCGTCCGCGAAGCCGAACAGGACGGGACGCCAGCCGACTCGCTCGCGGCGGCCGTCGAGTCGCTCGTCGCCGCGGACGTAGACAGCGAAACGGTCCAGCGCCTGCTCGACGATACGCTGATTCAACCCACCTTTACCGCCCACCCGACCGAGGCGCGCAGGAAGACGGTGAAGGCGAAACTGCGCTCGGTCGCCGGCGACCTGAAGACACTTGACGAACAGCGACTCACCGACGCCGAACGCGAGCGCGTCGAACGGTCGATTCGTGCAGAGGTCACGAGCCTCTGGCAGACGCCGCAGGTGCGCGACCGTCGCCCGGAGGTCGCAGACGAGGCACGAAACGTCCAGTGGTACCTCGAAAACGTCCTCTTTGACGTGGTCGGCGACGTGTACGACCAGCTGGACGCCGCGCTCGCAGCCCACTACCCTGACGTCACCGTCCCGAAACTGTTCGAATTCCGGTCGTGGGCGGGGTCGGACCGCGACGGCAACCCTTACGTCACCCCCGAGGTGACCGCTGAAACGCTCTCACGCCAGCGGTCGGTCGTCCTCGCGCGCTACCGTGGCGAACTGAAGCAGATCTCCGGCGTCCTCAGCCAGGACGCCGGGATGATGGGCGTCGGCGACGCCGTCTACCGGCGCATCGACACGCACGCGGCGGCCCTGCCGTACGTCGCCGAGGCGGCGAAGGAACGCTACCCCGACGAACCCTACCGGCAGTTGCTCAAACTCATGCGCGAGCGCATCGTCCGGGTGGACGACGTGCGACCCGGTGGGTACGTGGACGCCCGCGCACTCAGACGCGACCTCGAAGTGCTGGCTGCGGACCTGCGTGAAAACGGTGCAGAGAGCGTCGCCGCTGCCCACGTCGACCCGCTCGTCCGGCAGGTCACCACCTTCGGATTCACGCTCGCGAGCCTCGACTTGCGCGACCACCAGGAGAATCACACGCAGGCAGTCACCGAGGCGCTCGCCCGTGAGGGACTCGACTACGAATCGCTCGACGAGGACGAGCGCGTGGACCTGCTCACAGAGGCCATCCTCCAAGACGAACCACTCATCGACGTGGACGCGACCGATGACCTCTCTGAAACCGCAGAAAAGGTACTTACCCTGTTCGCGAACACTGCCGAGTGGCAGCGCCAATACGGCGAGGACGCCATCGACACCTATTGCATCAGCATGTGCGAGGAGCCGAGCCACGCCCTCGAAGTGCTGTTCCTCGCAGACCAGGCGGGAGTCGCGGACCTGCCCGGCCACTGTGGACTCGACGTGGTTCCACTGCTCGAAACCGAGTACGCCCTCTCCGGAGCGCGACGCATCATGGGGACGCTGTTCGAAAACGAAGCCTACGCCGCTGCCCTCGAGGCCAGAGGCGCGTCGAGTGGAGCCACCGAGTCCCCAGCCCAGGACTCGACCCGCGGCGTCCAGGAAATCATGCTCGGCTACTCAGATTCGAACAAGGAAAACGGCTATCTCGCCGCCTGGTGGTCGCTCTACCGCAACCAGAAACGCCTCGCCCGAATCTGCGACGATTACGACATCGAGATGCGCCTGTTCCACGGTCGCGGAGGGTCAATCTCCCGTGGGGGCGGCCCGATGAACGACGCGCTGCTCGCGTTGCCTCCCAAGACGGTGACCGGCCAGGTGAAGTTCACCGAACAGGGTGAGTCCATCGCCGAAAAGTACGCGAACCCGGAAATCGCTCGGCGAAACGTCGAACAGATGTTGAACGCCCAGTTACGCGCCCGCCATCGGGCGCTCGAATACGACGCGGAGACGGTTCCAGATGGCTGGCACGAGACGATGGAGACGGCAGCAGACGTCGCCCGCGACGCCTACCGCTCGCTGCTCGCGACCGACGGCTTCGTCCAGTATCTCGAACAGGCGACCCCCATCACCGTCATCGAGGAGTTGAACCTCGGGTCGCGGCCCGCTTCCCGGTCGGGCGAACGCACGGTCGAAGACCTGCGGGCGATTCCGTGGGTGTTCTCGTGGACGCAGACGCGGTGTATCCTCCCGGGCTGGTACTCGCTGGCCGCGGGACTGAACGCCGCCCTCGAAACAACCGACATTGAGACGTTCCAGGAGATGTACGACTCGTGGCCGTTCTTCCGGACGATGCTCGACAACGCCGCGCTCGCTCTCGCCCGGACCGACATGGACATCGCCCGTGAGTACGCCGCACTCGCAGACGACGACCTGCAGGAACGGGTGTTCGGCCCAATCGTCGGGGAGTACGAGGCGACCGTCGAACTGGTGCTTCGGATTACGGGCCGCGACTCGCTCGTCGACCGCGAGTGGCTCGTAGAGAACTTAGACCGTCGGAATCCTTACGTGGACCCGCTCAACCTCATCCAGTCTGACCTGCTCGGGCGCGAGGACCTCTCGGCCGCGGAACGACGCACGCTCAGACTCACGGTGAAAGGCATCGCTGCGGGGATGAAGAACACGGGGTAA